A stretch of DNA from Brevibacillus ruminantium:
CGACCCACACCATCATAACATCGCACACTCCTTCGACGATCCTCGGATGCTGGGTGATAAACACGAATTTCCAGGCAGAGAAGGATGGGGACGCGGTTGAGGTATCTGGTACGTATGACGTCAACCTGTGGTACTCGTTTGCCGATAACACGCAAACCGAAGTTAAGCGGGAGACCGTCGATTTCTCCGTACTCGTTCCGCTTTCGTTCTTCGACAGAAACTGCCGCGGAGACCTGGAAATCGTCGCCCGCGCCGTAGAACAGCCGAAGTGCGTCAAAGCTGAACTGAGCGGCGGCGGAACCGTCACAGTAAGAGTAGAAAGTGAATATGCAGTCGAGGTCATTGGGGAAACCAAGGTATGTGTAGTCGTGTGCAATAGCTGCGACGACAAGGATTTCCATATGATCGGTGACTACGAAGACAACAGCGATGAGTATGATGATTTTGATTCGGCCACGCTGCTGGACGAATTGGATTAAGAGGAGACGAACCATCTCCTCTTTTTCTTTTTCTATGGATATGGAAAGCTGCCCAGGTTCATACCCGGGCAGCTTCACTTTTTCCGGGCTGGTGACATAGGCTATCACATCTGAGTGGAGGTGACGGGTGTGTTTGCATGTAGCGAAGAAGCAAAGGGATCCCGCTCGGAATGGAGTGAGTGCTGGCAGGATCTGGTTCTTCCGCAGAATCACAAAAAGCTGGTGGCCTTTCTAAAAAATCCTGTAAGACTGAAGTATCTGCTGCGCATTAATGGAATCCCTACGACGAGAGAGGAAGCTCCTGAACCAGGCACGCGAACGTACCGCATCCAACTGATTGAGAAACATGTGCTGACGGCAGAACGGTGTCAGCAACAACCTCAGTGGCTCCAGCACACGGTTGATCATAAACGGTTTGAACGCATTGACCCATCCGCAGAGGATTATGAGGTCAGCGCAGTCCTGCGCCTGGCTAGGCGATGTCTCTATGCAGTCGGTCTCTATTCGGGCCAAATCATTCTAGAGGCAGCCTCTCCCTATCGCATAAAAGTGCGAGCGGTCTCTGATACTTGGGAGCTGGCACACGCAGAAGAGCTTAGCAGGGAAGCAGAAAAATGGTGGCGTGCTGAACAGGATCGCTGGGGCACGCATATCCAGCTGAAGCTCGGGGCAGATCCGGAATTTGCCTTGCGTGACGCAGATGGCAAAATGGTTCTGGCCTCCGAATACTTAGGGACAACGGGTGTCGTCGGATGTGACTCGACACGATATCGGGAAGAGCTGGCACTGCACCAGCATCCTTTGGTTGAATTGCGTCCCGCACCTTCTGGCAACCCTGACATTTTGTTCTTGCGCATCGTGAAGGCATTGGGGAAAGCTGCCCAGAAAATAACGGATAAAGAGATCGAATGGCTCGCGGGAGGTATGCCCTTTGAGGGCTATCCGATCGGCGGTCACATCCACTTTAGCGGCATCCGCCCTCATTTTCGACTGCTGCGTCAACTGGATGCTTACCTGGCGCTCCCCTTGGTTTTGATCGAGGATCAGGGCTGCCGACAACGGCGTCCCCGCTATGGATTTCTGGGCGACGTCCGCGAAAAGGAGTACGGAAACAGTGTCTCCGGGTTCGAATACCGTACGTTGCCAAGTTGGCTTGTACATCCCATCGTAACCAGGGGTGTTCTGCATCTCGCTCATTTGGTGGCGGTCTCAAGCGAGCTGCTGAGCCAGGACAGTATCCCTCCTTCACTGATTCGAGCTTATTACAGCAGTGACAAGGAACGCCTTATTCCCTTCGTAGAGGCGATGCGAAAAGAGCTGTCGCAGCTCCCGGACTATGAACGGTCCAGATCAATTCTG
This window harbors:
- a CDS encoding putative amidoligase domain-containing protein — encoded protein: MFACSEEAKGSRSEWSECWQDLVLPQNHKKLVAFLKNPVRLKYLLRINGIPTTREEAPEPGTRTYRIQLIEKHVLTAERCQQQPQWLQHTVDHKRFERIDPSAEDYEVSAVLRLARRCLYAVGLYSGQIILEAASPYRIKVRAVSDTWELAHAEELSREAEKWWRAEQDRWGTHIQLKLGADPEFALRDADGKMVLASEYLGTTGVVGCDSTRYREELALHQHPLVELRPAPSGNPDILFLRIVKALGKAAQKITDKEIEWLAGGMPFEGYPIGGHIHFSGIRPHFRLLRQLDAYLALPLVLIEDQGCRQRRPRYGFLGDVREKEYGNSVSGFEYRTLPSWLVHPIVTRGVLHLAHLVAVSSELLSQDSIPPSLIRAYYSSDKERLIPFVEAMRKELSQLPDYERSRSILDQYFSYLLAVKVWPADQDLRREWCLYD
- the cotE gene encoding outer spore coat protein CotE, which produces MSGIDKDLQCRELIAKAVCGKGHKFTQTTHTIITSHTPSTILGCWVINTNFQAEKDGDAVEVSGTYDVNLWYSFADNTQTEVKRETVDFSVLVPLSFFDRNCRGDLEIVARAVEQPKCVKAELSGGGTVTVRVESEYAVEVIGETKVCVVVCNSCDDKDFHMIGDYEDNSDEYDDFDSATLLDELD